The Malus sylvestris chromosome 8, drMalSylv7.2, whole genome shotgun sequence genomic interval CAAGCAGATGCTTCTTTTTCCCTTTCCATGATTCCATCTGTATATATAATCTATGCATATTGTAATTACATAAAGTAGACAAACTTAATTAAAGCTTATGTTTGCAACCCACATGTCCAATGGTTGTGGaggaattctaagcttgtatTTCACATAACACGTTTTTGGTTCGATTCGTGGCTGGTGAATCACATAATGATTGTCAGGAGGATGCTAAAATATCTTTGTGAGTCTTATAAATTTCAATAGAGTAGAATGTTGTGATGAAACTACCAGATAATCCTCTTTTTGCAAAGGAATAAAACTAGCTTATGTTTGTTATAATCCGAGTACTTGAACTGAAAAATAATTAAGTGGTGGGTGGAGTGGGCCATATGACCAATCATGCATTCCACCAGCAAAACAAGAGGTTAGATCTCACTAACATTCTATGAATCTATGAGGATAGATATCTTTATCACTTAATTCAGAAATCCTACCGAAAGTTGCTCGCACATGGTTCGTTTATGATTATTTCATCTACAAGCAAAAGATGCACACATTCACGATTATCCCTAGCTTTATCAAGGGACTGTCGACACTTGCTTCTTTCGAGTTAACTGTTTTAGATCTTGATGAAGATAAATTTATTAGTTGATAATCATCTTCGTGCGTGAAATATTTGTTCATTCTAGTTTCAAAAGATAAAAATTTACTAACAACTAGAACGTTGAAACGACAAAACTTTAGGTTAATTAACTACGCATTCCACATATTTGAacactttttattttcaaattgtaATTGACTTAAAATACTAACAGAATAACATCTCGTCCCATGACAATCTTTCTCCTAAACGTAGCTCTAAACATTTCCGGTGAACTATCTCATCTGAAATTGAAAGACAGGACCTCATGTCCTTCTTCCCCTTCcttttcctccaaaactcccaACAAAGCTGACCTAATCCAATCCAATGATTGCCCTCatgttaattaaataaattatttgcCTAACACACATTTATCTTTCAGCTCGTTCACTGTATTTAGAAAACTGAGGCGTGAAATGAAACCCTAGAATAATTCAGAATAAAAGCACAGAGATAAAGGCATTAACACGTGCAAGTATGACTGTTGCTGGTGACCTTGCTGACACCGACTCATCCGTCAATATTTCTGGTTTCCCGCCCGGAGCTTCAACTCCAAACACTAAAACTCGTAAACCAGAAAATAATGATTTAGTGGTGGGGATAAATTTCAGGCAAGTATTCTATATTACGCTTTGGATTCGACTCTCGTAAGTTGTGACGTTGGTAAAACACATGATAGTGACCAAGAAGAAGCAAAAATCTCCACAAATTTTCATGATCTCTATAAAAATGGACTACCGTGATGGAACTCACCTCTTtttctgaaaagaaaagaaaaaaaccacaaaaactgGTATTAATTTACGACAATATTCCTATATTTAACCAATGCCACTAGGCAAACTTTTGGTTGGTTCGAGCCAAAGAAtcaatatataaataattttcCATTTTCCATGCATGCATTGCATGCTTCGGAGTCTCGGACCTCGGTGCCTTGTGGACCGTTTTTGGAGGGATTTATGAAGATAATATAACTTCATGTATGCTTAACATTGTTGACTCACAATCTATTGTTTAAGATCTAATCTATCTAGCTTTCATTTTTCTTATATACATTTTTTACCATCAACGAGGACATTCCAGCGGTCTCCGTTTCATCACGTGCGAATGAGCTATTCGCACGTGATGAGAATTGGTGTACTTTCGGCTGCTTGTCACAAGCTTCATGAGGATTACAAGTAcataaaataaagttgttttaCTTATAGTATGACTAGTGCATGTGTCTATTTGATTGCAGGAGTTATCGTGTTCAATTTCCGTAGATGCGAAATGATAAATATTTTTGTTCAGTTCGATACGTGACTAATCATATAAGGTTTATTAATCTTTAATATATGGTATCACTTCATGTCTTAAATGATTTGAAGATATATAAGTCCTAATTTCACCACAACAAAACAACTATTTAgcaaggaataaaaaaaaaatagtatttatgaaaaatagaaaattacaTCAGTTTACCAATATATAGTTGGTTAGTAGTTACAAAAAGAACATACAGCCCTATGACAAGATTTTACCGCTATGagaaattagtttttttttctttcagaaattaAGGCAACATGTGTTAATTAAGTTGACTAAGTTACacatggaaaagaaaaattaaatagacaaaaatatttttttagttatttaataattttttatagatataattttcaaatgaaaattaagaaactaAACAGTtctatttataatatttatacGTTGAAAAATGTTATCTACAATGAGAAGATATGTGCATTTTTCCGCTCTTAGAGAAATGCAAATATTATCTATCATGGGTActattatttctttcaaattataaGTAGAAAATCTTATATTcgactattataaataaaaatttcgaAAATAAATTATTCTTAGCCCATTGTATAGTTTAATTGACTTTCATTCTCATGCTATCATGTAAAAATGGATTTGACTTCAATACTTATATATATTCAATACAATCACATTCTCAATGTTCAGATACTAGTTGTATGAAAGGTAGTACTATCCATACACTTATTTTTACCTCCTACaaatatttgttaatttttgtcaattgatcttcttcaatctATTCGTTCCGATGGTAAAAAATTAAGAGGTATATGTAAAAGGTAAAAataaggcctcgtttggcagctcggactgtattgactatttctgtcggataggataaatagccaccggatagtactgactaaattagtcgggcgtttgatgcagtatcggactaatgaccgtattatttatactgtgtttggttTTATACCAGATAGGctaaatcaaacttaaaattaaattaaacttataaaaataaaaaataaatctgaaaccatcccttcttcttccccattcTCTCTGCCGCACCCCTCAAAcgccctccctctctctcccttcttcttccccgccTGCCTGCACATCTGGTGAGCAACCATGAGTCATCAGATCCACATCAACCCAAATCAAGATgcaacaaacgaaacaaactaatGATTTGTTGACAAGGTTACCTCCTGCACTGCAGCATCGCAAGTGGAATGGACTGGCGGCGGTTTGACAGAGAGAAGGAGAGTAGTTTGTTGGCGTTTTGAGAAGAGAGGTTTCCCAGACACCATGCCGGCCAAGAGAGTGCATGCTTCTTTGCAAGACCCAGTTGCAGGGGAGGACGACGATGGTGAGAGAAGGTGACGGAGGGGGGGGGAGGACGACGAcgcctagagagagagagagagagagagagagagagagagagagagagagagagagagggccgagagaaggcgagagagagagagggccgaCTAATAATCCCGGCCTTTTGGTTGGTTTTATTAGTCTGGTGTATACTGTGCTAAATAAGCACACCGGTTAATTTAATATGGCGCTTATTTAGTACGAGTGAACGCCAAACACCCGCGTCCGTATAATTAGTCATATCCGATCCTCTATCCGATCTGCCAAACAGGGCCTAAGTGAGTGAATATCACAACTgttgtgtaaaataaatatatttatacgAATTATATATGAGCGTCGGATAACGATtggattaaataaaataataatattcttGTGTAAACACTATGTTCTCATAAGAAAATCAGACAGACGCGACCGTAGGATAGGTACCCGGTTAAAAGAACGGCCACAAACAGATCTTCCAACAATGCGGGGCCCACCGCAATGGAGGCTGAAGCAAGCGTGTGGGCGCACACGTGGAAGTGGGGCCCCAGTAGTTTAACCGGCAAAAAATAGAAGTTGGTTACGAAAAAGGGAGCAGAGGCGTTTTATAGAGCAGGATTCCAACCTCCTCTTCCGAAAGAGAACAGCTTTTcggctgagagagagagacggtCAGGTGTTGGCGGCGGCGCACGGTGGTTGAGGTGGTGGTTGTAGTGGCACGACTCGTCGCCTGCTGCTGCAACCAACTGTAAACAACCGCAATCTCCACGGCatttcaaattaaattaaatttcaattttcatttggatAATTTTATGTTTATAAAATTCAGAAATTGAAAATATCAGCTTCTTTGGCGTTGTTCGTTTTGGCCTCGCCGATATGGTCAATAGTATACGCGTAtataccctctctctctcctctctcactttctctctctaaagcttTTGTATTTCTGCGCGACATTGGTGATTTCCTAGAAGCCTCCAGAAATCCCCACGCGCATTTGCCTCCTCCCCAACTGGTATATTTCCTAGAAGCCTCCAGAAATCCCCACGCGCATTTGCCTCCTCCCCTACTGgtacattctctctctctctctctaaactgaATCTTTGAGCTTCTTCAAGCGATCCggattttaagtgttttagtagGATCTcgattttttgcaatttttttctaGCATTTTTTCATGCGATTTCAGGTTCGGAATGTTAAGAAATTCGATTTTTAGTGTAAATTTCGagtattttatttgatttttttctgttttttgatGCACATTGTTCTTAATTCTTAGCATTTTCGtcgatcaaatttcaatactTTCATGTTAAATTAGTGATTGTTGTGATGCAATTAgaaaataattcaaattttgcaggaatttttttgaagaaaacGTTCCactgacaaaaaataaaaaataaaaaaccgatCTTCCGggtaaaaatttattttttatgattgtGATGTTcttagaatttgattttataGATTCTTATGGAAGCTTTTCGTATAATTAGATCTGCGAAATTACGAAAAATATCAGCTACAACATTTGAATTGTGATCATAGTTGTTGTGGAAATACTATTAGAGTGAGTGATGCAGTTCAAAAACGTGTTTCACGAGCTACTGGAAATGAGAGATGACAAGGGGAAGAAATCAAGAAGAGGAGGGGAAGAGAGGAAGCACACGCGCCGCCGAGCTAAATCTCACATTGCCCCAGAGCATACGTTGTCATCACCTGCATCAGTTGAGCAAAGCAAGTGGGCAAACTTGCCCCCAGAGTTGCTTCTTGACATAATCCAACGCGTCGAAGCGAGTGAGACTTCCTGGCCTGCTCGGAGAGATGTGATTGCTTGTGCTTCGGTTTGCAAGTCATGGAGGGAGATTACGAAAGAGATAGTCAAGACTCCTGAGCAATGTGGCTGGCTTACCTTCCCTGTCTCACTCAAGCAGGTATTTTTCGATAAACAACATTCTTTAGGTTATTCTTATTGAATGTGACTTTCACTTACCTACTAAAGATTTTCACTTTCCTCATTACTTGCATATATTTACTAGCCGGGACCAAGAGATCATCCGATCCAATGCTTTATTAAGAGGGAAAGAGAAACTTCAACGTATCTACTGTACCTTGGTCTTAGCCCCGGTAAATGTTTGGATGCTTCTCCCCTTCTTATTCACGAATCATGACTTGGGTGTGTTAGAAATCGGTGTTCAAATTCTTTCGCAATGGATTTGTAAACGCGTGACTAACTCTTTCTTATAAATCTGCAGCTCTGTGTGGGGATGTGAGTAAGTTATTGCTGGCAGCAAGAAAGGTCAGAAGGGCAGCAAGTACACATTTTGTGGTGTCCTTGGCTGCAGATGAATTCTCTCGAGCAAGCAATTCTTACGTTGGAAAACTAAGGCAAGCTTAAATAAAATGTATCCTTATCATTGACACGGtcattcatttttcattttgcgCTGTTACACCTACGACTCATTCTTCTTTTCGTGCAATTTATTGGAAAATGCTGTGCAGGTCTAATTTTCTGGGTTCCAAGTTTACCGTTTATGACAGTCAGCCTCCACAAGGCTCAGCAATCCAAACAAATTATTGGTCACACCGAAAGATGAATTCAAAGACGGTATCTCCAAGGATACCTGCTGGTAGCTATAGTGTTGCTACCGTATGTTATGAGCTCAATATCCTCCGAACAAGGGGACCAAGGAGAATGCAGTGCATCATGCAATCAATCCCCGTGTCAGCAGTTCAAGAAGGGGGCGTTGCTCCTACTCCAACAGAGTTAGCGACCTGCCTTCCTCCAAAATGCTGTCCAATGCATGTTTCAAAGGGATCGAAGCAGCTTGCCAACTTGTGCTCTAGTGTCCCTACAACGGATTTGGAACAAGGCACAAAAAATCCActcattttgaaaaataaagctCCTAGATGGCATGAGCAGCTGCAGTGTTGGTGTCTGAATTTTAAAGGACGTGTTACCGTGGCCTCCGTGAAGAATTTCCAGCTGGTGGCCGGTGTAGAGCCATGCCATAATGTTCCTTTGGCTGAACAAGAGAGAGTAATACTGCAATTTGGGAAGATCGGTAAAGACATTTTCACAATGGATTATCGCTACCCTCTCTCTGCTTTCCAAGCCTTTGCAGTTTGCTTGAGCAGCTTTGACACAAAACCAGCATGCGAATGATTCTTGTCTATTCTTTCATCACATGACTATCGTGCTCGTCTTCCCTTAGAATTAACTGTAATTATACTTTTGGAACAGTGCACTTTAAGCTATGGCTTTTGGTCATTAGCAAGTGCCTTCGTTGAAGTCGCAGTAGTCTGTGTAATGGCAGTAACCTGTATAAAGCATGGTGTAAGTtgccaatttatttatttgcgcAGAAGCAGTTGTATGCAACTTCCTCCAAGTATGTAACATCACTTCTAGATATTCCATGTTTCACTTTCTGGAGGATGTACGAAAATCCCTCTTTTCTCATAAAGATCTCTTGTATTGAATCTTGTTTTTCAAATGCAATTTTGCAGAATTTTGTACATGCTTCGTATTAATTTCCTATTCTCCTTTTGTACACATACGGTTACAGTTATGCGtgctatatatttttcttacatCTCTGCTGGCAGATCTTCATCAGAGAATCCCAGTATTGGTATCTTCTCTATTCATTCCGCAACTATAGCGGCAGCCGTGACGCCGAGGCTTTTCAGGATTATCCGGGTCTGAATCACTTGGTTCCATGAAGAGCCCTCGAAGACACCTCCGTCTCACAGTGGATTCGTGAGTAAGCTTCTCAGACGGTGTTTTTGTTATTTGAGCCTTGTGTGTTTTGAGGGGATCTGATTTACCATTTGGCTTGATTGATTCTGCTGGGTTATGAGAAAAAACCGTCTGAACACCTGGATTCCTTTCGGCCACGGAAGTATTGAGAACGATAGCATTATTGATGCTCTGTACATTGTTGTTGATATATGCTATCATATGTCGATCTTCTTTACTTGTTTGATCGAATTTTTCCCCCTCGCTGCTTACCTCTCCATCAGTAGTAGCCTCCAGGCTGTCATCTGGATTGGTCTTATAACTGCGGTGTATGGGCATGAATTCTCCTCCTTTTTCCGGTTCTGAGCTAATGTGCATTGATGCTCCTCTGTTTTCACCAGCTACAGTTACAATGCTAACTGGTTTTTCATGCATTTGGTCCTCAATGGCCAGCTTATTAAGTTTCAAAGCATTTTCCCTGATTTCTCTATGCAGGGGAGCTTGCTTCACGGTTGATGAAACCATCTTCTGAATAGATATCCTTGGGGTGCTTGTGTCTTCTGGAGCTTTGGTCAGTTTCGAACTGGAGCTGGAGCTCGCTAATGTCTCCTTTCTGTCAAAAGCTTCTTCCTTACTGTGCCGCTGCTCTGCTTGCGATGCAACTTCAAGTAGGTCTTTGGTGTGCTTTCCGAAGCCTGTTACTGCAGCATGAAGTTGAGTGGCTGTTTCTTGCATCAGTTCTTTATAGTCTGGATCGTTtgccttttcttcttttatcaCTAGCAGTACTTTCTCCCTTTCTTTATGCTCTTTCGACTCTGTCTCTGATTCGGGATGGGGCTTTTGATCTCCGCCAATGGTATCAGGATCTACCTTCTTGGGTGAAGCAACGGTTTCCACAGCTTCTGCGGACGCTGCATGAGTTTGAACGGTGGTTGGAGTATTATTCTGAGCTTTGAAAATAGTTTCGGATGTGCTGAGTGCTGCATATGGTTCCTTTGGTTCTGGTTGAGTGGCACGTGATGGAGATTCAGCAGAGAAGGAAGGAAGCTGAGAGTTCTCTTGAGTGTGGGGCTGCGAATGTGCTTTAGGGGATTCTTGTGATGCTGCTTGGGGTTGAGAAGCTATGGGAGATGGTGAGGATCGAAAGGATTCAACCCGAGTCTGAGCTGTTGCACTAGAAGCTTTTCGGGACTCAGTGGCAGCATGAGACGGTGAGGGTGGAGAGGATTCAACTTCAACCCGAGTTTGAGTTGTTCGACTAGAAGAATTTTGGGACTCGGTGGCAGGACGAGATGGTGAGGATGGTGAGGATGGAGAGGATTCAACTTCAACCCGAGTTTGAGTTGTTCCACTAGTAGAATTTTGGGACTCGGTGGGAGAACgagatggtgatggtggtggaggtTCATTCCTCGATGGAGCCTGAGCTTGGGAAGGAGAGGCTTTCACAGTGGCTTTCCCTGCAGCCCGAAATGGTGGTTGTTCAACAAGGATTGAGGTGGTGGTCTGGGCAAGGTTTTGGGTTTTAGCCACTGGACGTGGGTCTGGTTCTACTGCAGAACCACGAGTACGCCAAGGGAGCCGAAAGCGAAATGATTGTGGATGCTTTTTGTCTGCCATGTATGGTTTGGAAATGAATAGGTTGGCTTTGTTGAAGGAGATGAGGGATGCTCACCACTTATCGAAAGGTCTGGTATATATCGAAATAGTATCAGATACCTTGGAAACTTTCTGGGATTTCTGTCAAATTGGTTTATACCTTTTCTGGATACGGATGCTCAACCTCTCTTACAAACTTATGATTCACAAGAAATCGGAAATTCCCGGAGGCAGGTTTTCCTTCCCTAACAGGTATGGAAtctctcattttcttgtttcgGAGGATCCCGGAAAGGCATGCAGAGTACGTATACTTTACTGGAATGCCGTTTTAGAGCATAATCGTTGTTCATGTGATACATAAAAAGGGTTGCTactgtttgaaaattttcacgttgttttcttttaaatcaATCACGCCTTCTCGGAAGAGAAACTTACCTACACCCGAGATTCCCACGGTGGCTCTGGAGTTTCGATATAAACTTTCCATCTGGGCAAGTAACCTGGCAAAGAAGTAAACAGTGTAGATGCAAAGTAAATTTTCCTTCATGCAGTCATTCAAGAAAGGAATAAGGTGTAAGTACATTGTCAAGTAAGAGATGACTTACACCAGCATCTTGCTCCTTCGGCTGCTACACCGAATTACCATACATGAGGCAGCGTACACTTTCTCCGTCATAACGGGAGCTTCCAATCCAGTTCTGAGGTAGCTTTTCGTATCTGCACACCAAGGTTTGTATCAATAGTTTTCATCTATTTCTTTCGTCTAAGTTCAACCCACAATTGTCGAAGTTTTCGTGATTTTCCTTAAACAGGAACAAAAATGCAAGGAATTTCGCGGGCTGTGCGGTCATGCCGGGAAATACTCAAGTCTGCAATTTTACAGCATTCGCGTGGGGGTGAAGTTGCCGGGTTAGAAAAGATAGTTTCGCGTTTAAAATGGGTTACCTCTCCACCTGCACAGGAAAAAGGACTAGAGAATGTGACTGTGGCAGATGTACTGGCGACAAAGGGTAATGTAGAAACCGGACCCTGGCTCTGGTGTCACACGAACGACGCAGTAATTGATGCAGTAAAAAACGTACGATCTTACCATGCATCTGTACATATAAAACTCATACTACACTCGTGTTTATATTACGTATGAGCATGAAATTGCAGATGGCGAAAAACAATATCGGGTCGTTACTGGTGCTGAAGCCAGGAGAGCATCAGCATATTGCAGGAATCATCACAGAAAGAGGTAAGTTATTTACAGAACTAACtgcatgaaaaaaaattatgtctcAACAAGTTATTCGGATTCTATTGACCGCGGTGTGAACCGAGCAGACTACCTGAGGAAAGTGATTGCACAGGAAAGATCTCCCATCTACACAAGAGTTGGAGAGATTATGACTAATGAGGTCAGTTCAAGTTTACGTTCTTAGCCACCAATCGACCTTGGACGCGCCGATTTTTCTTATGAACTTTACCTCTTATACAGAACCAATTAATAACAGTAACTTCCGacatgaacgttcttcaagctaTGCAACTTATGACAGGTACGCCGTGGCACGATTTCTGTTCTTTAACTACCATAGACATTGAAGTGAACAATCATTCGGTTGTTCATAAACGTGTGGAAGCAATTACGTGACGATTTTTTTCATGTCAACAGAGAATCACATAAGGCATGCTCCAGTTATAGATGGGAAGCTAGTTGGCATGATTTCGATCAAGGATGTAGTCCGGGCAGTGGTTGAGCAGCAAAGCGGGGAACTGAAGCGACTTACTGGGTACATCAAAGGAGAATACTATTAGAAGAACATATCTCAGTTTATGTTCATCAAATTGCTGTAGAGCAAATTTCAAAAATACTTCCAACATAAAGCTTCCTAATACTTTCTTCATGTGTTAGAAGCGGAAATTGTAGTTCAAGTGATTAAGAATGCTCATCCCTGAAGTCATGTATTCGAATTCCCGATCTCCATATTGCTTGATTAATAAAGAATCAATTATAATTTTCAATGACCAGTTttcaaaggaaagaaataaacaaaaatcgCAGGATTTCAAAGCGAAATCCAAGTCTAAACTTAGACGAGccaaaatgattttgaaaaactttgattGAACCTTTATTTCGGGAATCACTTAGGCCGCCTAATAAATGCAGAGGTGAGGGTATTCCTTTACAAAAAAGGTTCCATCACCGTCATTTTAAGGTTACCTCTCTTGATTCAGGACCCCGTTTATTTTCATTCTCATATTCTCTCTAACCTCTCAAAGCCCGGACATAAAATGTAGCACCACATTACAATAACGAAACATTGGAACACCCAACCACGGACGCAACCTAATTTGGATGAACTACAGAAAAATGCTCGCGTTCTTGTGTGTGTGATCTCACGGTGTCAATCTCGTTGATTCATTTTTGAGCACCTATTAACCTAATTGTAAACAAAAAGGGGAATAATATGGTATCTCGACAAGAAGTCGGGCCACAGAACAATATTCGCGATCCCATTTGCCTCCAATTTCGAAAGCAACATATACTCTAGCATAGTTGCagattcaatttcaatttcttagGAACTCAATATTTGATATATTCGACATGCTATAAAGGGCGACCACAAACCAACAAGGCTCCATGTTTTGTGAGAGTTGGAACGTCTATCGTGCGCAACCTTACCTTTACTTTCCAAAGATGTTTCTCATGACTCGAACTTGTGACTTTTCGGCAATGCTATAAAGCATATATATCACCACAATTATTGCACAACTCCCATTGGCTGGCAGATGAACCTTCTTATCTTTTCGAACATTCTATCAACACAGGATTGTTCAAAGATCAAAAGACCTCAAGATTTTGATGCAAAAATTCTCCTCTTACAGTGGTTCTCCTCCAAAGATCAAAGCTTTTTGGTGGCAGATGATTGGACCTtgtgtggtgggggaagctggAATCCAATTCCTCCAAAGTCAGTGGTTCTTGTTCTAGGCTAGTAATGCTTTTTGGTCAGACCAAATAGCCTATTTCTAATCTAAAAGACGTCAGATGTCAAAAGTTTTGGTTCCTCAAAAGTCATGGACTGTGAACGGAACATCTTATCCGTCATCTTCCTAGCTATCTATTTCTGAACACTTTCTTTAAGGCCATGATGAGGGGGAAATCATTGGTAAGGATGACCAGATCACTTAACTGTTTAATCGAAGACATATTGAGTGGGGTcgaaatacaaagggaagaatAGGTGCGAAGTTCTACCTCTTGGGTTAAATAGTCACGTAGTCCGGTCATCCAAACTCAAGAATTTTTCTCTATTGGGAGGAAATAAGTCAAACGGCCACGAGGTCTGATCATCCAAACCTTAAGATTTCTCTATGCTGACAGTGAGAGAAAAACTTATCTCTTGTGACACATAATTAGTTTACAACAACACATATTGCTTGAAATATTGCCGCAATAACATCCTTGTAAGAGAAAAGTTCATCCTAAAAGCTAAAGGACTAACAAACAATTTGGAGGGGTGGGGATACCTTATAGCTGGGAGaactaaggtcatctccaactgacCCGACCAAAAGGTTATAAGGTTAAAAATAGATCGGAATGATacaaaaaccatctccaaccaagggctaggccaaagggcttgtGGACCCCACCAGGCCCAAACCCCCAAAACATGCCAACGGGCTAGCCATTTCCAGCCAatcagccagccctccagcgcC includes:
- the LOC126633562 gene encoding tubby-like F-box protein 5 translates to MQFKNVFHELLEMRDDKGKKSRRGGEERKHTRRRAKSHIAPEHTLSSPASVEQSKWANLPPELLLDIIQRVEASETSWPARRDVIACASVCKSWREITKEIVKTPEQCGWLTFPVSLKQPGPRDHPIQCFIKRERETSTYLLYLGLSPALCGDVSKLLLAARKVRRAASTHFVVSLAADEFSRASNSYVGKLRSNFLGSKFTVYDSQPPQGSAIQTNYWSHRKMNSKTVSPRIPAGSYSVATVCYELNILRTRGPRRMQCIMQSIPVSAVQEGGVAPTPTELATCLPPKCCPMHVSKGSKQLANLCSSVPTTDLEQGTKNPLILKNKAPRWHEQLQCWCLNFKGRVTVASVKNFQLVAGVEPCHNVPLAEQERVILQFGKIGKDIFTMDYRYPLSAFQAFAVCLSSFDTKPACE
- the LOC126633559 gene encoding uncharacterized protein LOC126633559, translated to MADKKHPQSFRFRLPWRTRGSAVEPDPRPVAKTQNLAQTTTSILVEQPPFRAAGKATVKASPSQAQAPSRNEPPPPSPSRSPTESQNSTSGTTQTRVEVESSPSSPSSPSRPATESQNSSSRTTQTRVEVESSPPSPSHAATESRKASSATAQTRVESFRSSPSPIASQPQAASQESPKAHSQPHTQENSQLPSFSAESPSRATQPEPKEPYAALSTSETIFKAQNNTPTTVQTHAASAEAVETVASPKKVDPDTIGGDQKPHPESETESKEHKEREKVLLVIKEEKANDPDYKELMQETATQLHAAVTGFGKHTKDLLEVASQAEQRHSKEEAFDRKETLASSSSSSKLTKAPEDTSTPRISIQKMVSSTVKQAPLHREIRENALKLNKLAIEDQMHEKPVSIVTVAGENRGASMHISSEPEKGGEFMPIHRSYKTNPDDSLEATTDGEVSSEGEKFDQTSKEDRHMIAYINNNVQSINNAIVLNTSVAERNPGVQTVFSHNPAESIKPNGKSDPLKTHKAQITKTPSEKLTHESTVRRRCLRGLFMEPSDSDPDNPEKPRRHGCRYSCGMNREDTNTGIL
- the LOC126633567 gene encoding CBS domain-containing protein CBSX3, mitochondrial, with protein sequence MQGISRAVRSCREILKSAILQHSRGGEVAGLEKIVSRLKWVTSPPAQEKGLENVTVADVLATKGNVETGPWLWCHTNDAVIDAVKNMAKNNIGSLLVLKPGEHQHIAGIITERDYLRKVIAQERSPIYTRVGEIMTNENQLITVTSDMNVLQAMQLMTENHIRHAPVIDGKLVGMISIKDVVRAVVEQQSGELKRLTGYIKGEYY